In Zingiber officinale cultivar Zhangliang chromosome 11B, Zo_v1.1, whole genome shotgun sequence, a single window of DNA contains:
- the LOC122035114 gene encoding protein OBERON 2-like isoform X1, translating to MGTKSIDVDLSDVSQTKPEIKGNRLVPIPVAGGSSGMGLPYAPEDWPCPGDLWRWKVGTRKCISGHWIDRSICAPPSCPKSRGKKPVFQSKLSLEEYIRKEFPQVDVDSFFSSFIWRVPSVDFSDSRGAEINNYISSSSIVKDEHSESRLEDQSGDCKAGNKMCSLQSKEKNNTLTAKDCNICCSEAGFCRNCCCILCCNTVDSACGSCTFIRCEANLDNRYICGHVAHVECALRAYMAGTVGGSIGLDTEYYCRRCDNKTNLIPFLTKLIKVCESLDSNEDIEKLLKLGFCILRGSKQPRAKSLQNRIGVAINQLKHGVLHLDGILQEDNATSPPAGKLYNNGHDTPVSATVDIKEEETENDHINKAGPLQGLEANDERTKKPVYITSESDKISEKLESEIDQVLRELRRSQQLEYRKAEQKLYVQKDFLLSLYQQLDYERSELTDPAPLPIRGHSDVLLSNVLHRVDQIKYEEEKLRKMLKVADGFGRTPKNILADCYELVIGD from the exons ATGGGAACCAAATCCATAGACGTTGATTTATCAGATGTAAGTCAAACCAAGCCAGAAATTAAGGGAAACCGCCTGGTTCCAATACCAGTCGCAGGTGGTTCATCTGGTATGGGGTTGCCTTATGCACCTGAAGATTGGCCGTGTCCTGGAGATCTATGGCGTTGGAAGGTTGGCACTAGGAAATGCATCTCAGGCCATTGGATTGATAGGTCTATTTGTGCACCACCCTCTTGTCCAAAATCACGCGGTAAGAAGCCAGTATTTCAAAGCAAGTTATCACTTGAAGAATATATTCGAAAGGAATTTCCACAAGTGGATGTTGATTCCTTCTTTTCTTCATTCATATGGCGGGTTCCTTCTGTGGATTTTTCAGATTCGAGAG GTGCAGAAATCAATAATTATATATCGTCATCCTCAATTGTTAAGGATGAACATTCAGAGTCCAGATTAGAAGACCAGTCTGGTGATTGTAAAGCTGGAAACAAAATGTGCAGTTTGCAATCTAAGGAGAAAAACAATACTCTTACAGCCAAGGATTGCAATATCTGCTGCAGTGAAGCTGGTTTTTGCCGCAACTGTTGTTGTATTTTGTGCTGCAATACAGTTGATTCAGCATGTGGAAGTTGTACTTTTATAAGATGTGAGGCAAATTTGGACAACCGATATATATGTGGACATGTGGCACATGTGGAATGTGCTCTTCGTGCTTACATGGCTGGTACTGTTGGAGGAAGCATTGGCTTAGATACTGAGTATTACTGTCGACGTTGCGAcaataaaactaatttaattCCTTTTCTGACAAAGCTTATCAAGGTGTGTGAATCACTTGATTCCAACGAAGACATAGAAAAACTGCTGAAATTGGGTTTTTGCATCTTGCGTGGCTCAAAACAACCAAGAGCCAAGAGTTTACAGAATCGTATTGGAGTAGCCATCAATCAG CTTAAACATGGAGTTCTCCATCTTGATGGAATTTTGCAAGAAGATAATGCTACATCACCTCCTGCGG GAAAGCTGTATAACAATGGGCATGATACACCAGTCTCAGCTACAGTTGACATCAAAGAGGAAGAAACTGAAAACGATCACATAAACAAAGCTGGACCTTTGCAAGGATTGGAGGCAAATGATGAGAGAACCAAGAAACCTGTCTATATAACATCAGAATCCGATAAGATTTCTGAAAAGCTAGAAAGTGAAATCGATCAGGTTCTTCGAGAGCTAAGACGATCTCAGCAACTGGAGTATAGGAAGGCAGAGCAAAAGCTTTATGTTCAGAAGGACTTCCTTCTAAGCTTGTATCAACAGCTCGACTATGAAAGATCTGAATTAACAGATCCTGCGCCTTTGCCCATCAGAGGCCATTCCGATGTGCTTTTGTCGAATGTCTTGCACAGAGTCGATCAAATAAAGTACGAGGAAGAGAAGTTGAGGAAAATGCTGAAAGTTGCCGATGGGTTCGGGAGAACCCCCAAAAATATTCTTGCTGATTGCTATGAGTTAGTTATTGGCGACTAA
- the LOC122035114 gene encoding protein OBERON 2-like isoform X2 produces MGTKSIDVDLSDVSQTKPEIKGNRLVPIPVAGGSSGMGLPYAPEDWPCPGDLWRWKVGTRKCISGHWIDRSICAPPSCPKSRDSRGAEINNYISSSSIVKDEHSESRLEDQSGDCKAGNKMCSLQSKEKNNTLTAKDCNICCSEAGFCRNCCCILCCNTVDSACGSCTFIRCEANLDNRYICGHVAHVECALRAYMAGTVGGSIGLDTEYYCRRCDNKTNLIPFLTKLIKVCESLDSNEDIEKLLKLGFCILRGSKQPRAKSLQNRIGVAINQLKHGVLHLDGILQEDNATSPPAGKLYNNGHDTPVSATVDIKEEETENDHINKAGPLQGLEANDERTKKPVYITSESDKISEKLESEIDQVLRELRRSQQLEYRKAEQKLYVQKDFLLSLYQQLDYERSELTDPAPLPIRGHSDVLLSNVLHRVDQIKYEEEKLRKMLKVADGFGRTPKNILADCYELVIGD; encoded by the exons ATGGGAACCAAATCCATAGACGTTGATTTATCAGATGTAAGTCAAACCAAGCCAGAAATTAAGGGAAACCGCCTGGTTCCAATACCAGTCGCAGGTGGTTCATCTGGTATGGGGTTGCCTTATGCACCTGAAGATTGGCCGTGTCCTGGAGATCTATGGCGTTGGAAGGTTGGCACTAGGAAATGCATCTCAGGCCATTGGATTGATAGGTCTATTTGTGCACCACCCTCTTGTCCAAAATCACGCG ATTCGAGAG GTGCAGAAATCAATAATTATATATCGTCATCCTCAATTGTTAAGGATGAACATTCAGAGTCCAGATTAGAAGACCAGTCTGGTGATTGTAAAGCTGGAAACAAAATGTGCAGTTTGCAATCTAAGGAGAAAAACAATACTCTTACAGCCAAGGATTGCAATATCTGCTGCAGTGAAGCTGGTTTTTGCCGCAACTGTTGTTGTATTTTGTGCTGCAATACAGTTGATTCAGCATGTGGAAGTTGTACTTTTATAAGATGTGAGGCAAATTTGGACAACCGATATATATGTGGACATGTGGCACATGTGGAATGTGCTCTTCGTGCTTACATGGCTGGTACTGTTGGAGGAAGCATTGGCTTAGATACTGAGTATTACTGTCGACGTTGCGAcaataaaactaatttaattCCTTTTCTGACAAAGCTTATCAAGGTGTGTGAATCACTTGATTCCAACGAAGACATAGAAAAACTGCTGAAATTGGGTTTTTGCATCTTGCGTGGCTCAAAACAACCAAGAGCCAAGAGTTTACAGAATCGTATTGGAGTAGCCATCAATCAG CTTAAACATGGAGTTCTCCATCTTGATGGAATTTTGCAAGAAGATAATGCTACATCACCTCCTGCGG GAAAGCTGTATAACAATGGGCATGATACACCAGTCTCAGCTACAGTTGACATCAAAGAGGAAGAAACTGAAAACGATCACATAAACAAAGCTGGACCTTTGCAAGGATTGGAGGCAAATGATGAGAGAACCAAGAAACCTGTCTATATAACATCAGAATCCGATAAGATTTCTGAAAAGCTAGAAAGTGAAATCGATCAGGTTCTTCGAGAGCTAAGACGATCTCAGCAACTGGAGTATAGGAAGGCAGAGCAAAAGCTTTATGTTCAGAAGGACTTCCTTCTAAGCTTGTATCAACAGCTCGACTATGAAAGATCTGAATTAACAGATCCTGCGCCTTTGCCCATCAGAGGCCATTCCGATGTGCTTTTGTCGAATGTCTTGCACAGAGTCGATCAAATAAAGTACGAGGAAGAGAAGTTGAGGAAAATGCTGAAAGTTGCCGATGGGTTCGGGAGAACCCCCAAAAATATTCTTGCTGATTGCTATGAGTTAGTTATTGGCGACTAA